Proteins found in one Clostridium butyricum genomic segment:
- a CDS encoding DUF3502 domain-containing protein, translating into MRRLKRIRRILSILLIFIISSGMYGCYNVYNSYNDAISDMEYVQLKMFLIGDKPNDFNDVYDKVNKIMKEKINAELSVEFLSWADMDEKYPLLFQSGEQFDLIFTAESWGHYNEVATRNGFYELTLDMVKEYAPDIYENEPKEAWDQAKVNNKIYMIPGDQIEYGTRVFGIRGDLARKYGIDDINNYDDLEKYMNAVSQDKENGVKVIANGGGQNLQYPYMLEKNEFQLVEGTPIPTIAYKVNNNDGNIFAVVDTEEYKNYALKMKEFAERGYWSADSIVRKATRDEDFINGKSAVMVWNLGSVADRVERINEKHPEWEAEIVDLSKGLTRTVNPYTNNGMAINATSKNPERALMALNLLRYNKEIQELTWYGIEGLHWNAEGDYEYSQTYKSEDFPTTSVCPWGWYSNSLHRVPFKSSDKSKEIFDTWVENYTVDNILNEFSFDDRMVKNEMSAVNNVIKQYGIPIDLGMCDDVYGAINEYKEKLMEAGLYKILDECNNQINHYIKEKQMK; encoded by the coding sequence ATGAGAAGACTAAAAAGGATCAGAAGAATATTAAGCATATTATTAATCTTTATTATTTCCAGTGGAATGTATGGTTGTTACAATGTATACAATAGCTATAATGATGCTATTAGTGATATGGAATATGTTCAGCTGAAGATGTTTCTTATAGGAGACAAGCCAAATGATTTTAATGATGTGTATGATAAAGTAAATAAAATAATGAAAGAAAAAATAAATGCGGAGTTGTCGGTAGAATTTTTATCTTGGGCTGATATGGATGAAAAATATCCTTTATTATTTCAGTCAGGAGAACAGTTTGATCTTATTTTTACAGCAGAATCATGGGGACACTATAATGAAGTTGCAACAAGAAATGGGTTTTACGAACTTACATTAGATATGGTAAAAGAATATGCGCCAGATATATATGAAAATGAACCGAAAGAAGCCTGGGATCAAGCAAAAGTCAATAATAAAATCTATATGATACCAGGAGATCAGATTGAGTATGGAACAAGGGTCTTTGGAATAAGAGGAGATCTTGCCAGAAAGTATGGAATAGATGACATAAATAATTATGATGATCTTGAAAAATATATGAATGCAGTATCACAGGATAAAGAGAATGGTGTAAAAGTAATAGCAAATGGTGGCGGACAGAATCTTCAATATCCATATATGCTTGAGAAAAATGAGTTTCAGCTTGTTGAAGGGACTCCCATCCCAACAATAGCATATAAAGTAAATAATAATGATGGAAATATATTTGCAGTAGTAGATACTGAAGAATATAAAAATTATGCATTAAAAATGAAAGAATTTGCAGAGAGAGGGTACTGGTCAGCTGATTCAATAGTAAGAAAAGCAACAAGAGATGAGGACTTTATCAATGGAAAGTCTGCAGTAATGGTATGGAATCTAGGTTCAGTAGCAGATAGAGTAGAAAGAATAAATGAAAAACATCCTGAATGGGAAGCAGAAATTGTTGATTTGTCAAAAGGATTAACTAGAACAGTCAATCCTTATACAAATAATGGAATGGCTATTAATGCAACCTCAAAGAATCCTGAAAGAGCTCTTATGGCTCTAAATTTACTTAGATATAATAAAGAGATACAAGAACTCACATGGTATGGAATCGAAGGTTTACACTGGAATGCAGAAGGAGATTATGAATACAGTCAGACTTATAAAAGTGAGGATTTCCCAACGACAAGTGTATGTCCATGGGGATGGTACAGTAACAGTCTTCATAGAGTTCCATTTAAAAGTTCTGATAAATCAAAGGAAATCTTTGATACATGGGTGGAAAATTATACTGTTGATAATATCCTCAATGAATTTTCATTTGATGACAGAATGGTTAAAAATGAAATGTCTGCAGTTAATAATGTTATAAAACAATATGGTATTCCAATTGATCTTGGAATGTGTGATGATGTTTATGGGGCAATTAATGAGTATAAGGAAAAATTAATGGAAGCAGGATTATATAAAATATTAGATGAATGTAATAATCAGATAAATCATTACATAAAAGAAAAGCAAATGAAGTAA
- a CDS encoding carbohydrate ABC transporter permease, producing the protein MKKGRDVKVFNAISYTVIAVISLLCLIPFLLVLMGSITDEQEIIQSGFSLFPNSFSLEAYRTALKDPMAIVRAYGVTISLTVIGTILGLFIVAMTGYVLQRKDFKWRNKFSFFFYFTTLFSGGLVPWYILMVRYLDLKDSYLAMLLPPLLSVFNIILMKSYLNSIPQSLIEAAKIDGAGDFQIFMKVILPLSKPALATVGLFIAIGYWNDWYNCMLFINNEKLYSLQYYLYKIVNNVEAYKTILSQTGGSIGAAIDMPSESLKMALTIIVTGPIILLYPFIQKYFVQGVTIGAVKE; encoded by the coding sequence ATGAAAAAAGGCAGAGACGTCAAGGTTTTTAATGCTATAAGTTATACAGTAATAGCAGTAATATCATTACTTTGCTTAATACCATTCTTATTGGTATTAATGGGCTCAATTACAGATGAACAAGAGATCATTCAAAGTGGATTTTCACTATTTCCAAATAGTTTTTCACTTGAAGCATATAGAACTGCACTAAAAGATCCAATGGCAATAGTTAGAGCATACGGAGTTACAATAAGCCTTACAGTAATAGGAACAATACTTGGATTATTCATAGTTGCAATGACTGGATATGTACTTCAGAGAAAAGATTTTAAATGGAGAAATAAATTTTCATTTTTCTTTTACTTTACTACACTATTTAGTGGAGGGCTTGTACCATGGTATATCTTAATGGTAAGATATCTTGATTTAAAAGATAGTTATCTTGCAATGCTTCTTCCGCCATTATTAAGCGTATTTAATATTATACTTATGAAAAGCTATTTGAACAGCATTCCACAGTCTTTAATTGAAGCGGCAAAAATAGATGGAGCAGGAGATTTTCAGATATTTATGAAAGTAATACTGCCATTATCAAAACCAGCACTTGCAACAGTAGGTTTATTTATAGCAATAGGTTATTGGAATGACTGGTACAATTGTATGTTATTCATAAATAATGAAAAGTTATATTCATTACAATATTATTTATATAAGATAGTAAATAATGTAGAAGCATATAAGACAATATTATCTCAAACAGGAGGAAGTATTGGAGCGGCAATTGATATGCCTAGTGAATCTTTAAAAATGGCTCTTACAATAATAGTTACTGGACCTATAATATTGCTATATCCATTTATACAAAAATATTTTGTTCAGGGTGTTACAATTGGTGCAGTAAAAGAATAA
- a CDS encoding ABC transporter permease has protein sequence MEGKLDLLLDETELEPVDKKNRLRKFVLTIRRNKVLILMLLPAILYFLIFSYIPMGGTILAFKNYNFRDGIFGSPWVGLDNFKYFFISGQAWIVTRNTILYNVAFITVNTILQMGLAILISEIGGKYFKKLTQTAMFLPYFISWVVVGIIAYNMLNLENGTINSMIAKIGGEKFNFYGSTFVWPFIMIFVSAWKNVGYGTVLYLAAIMGIDTETYEAAKIDGANIFQRIFKVTIPSLIPTMIILTLLAIGNIFRGDFQMFYQIIGNNGPLFNATDVIDTFTFRSLIQSGEVGMSAASCLYQSVFCFITIMISNFLVKKYDKDYSLF, from the coding sequence ATGGAAGGCAAACTAGATCTTTTACTTGATGAAACAGAATTAGAACCAGTAGATAAGAAAAACAGATTAAGGAAATTTGTGTTAACGATTAGAAGAAATAAAGTTTTAATTTTAATGCTACTTCCAGCAATACTGTATTTCTTAATATTCAGTTATATACCAATGGGAGGCACTATTCTAGCTTTTAAAAATTATAATTTCAGAGATGGAATTTTTGGAAGTCCATGGGTTGGTTTAGATAATTTTAAATATTTCTTTATTTCAGGACAGGCATGGATTGTTACAAGAAACACAATTCTTTATAATGTAGCATTTATAACTGTTAATACAATTTTACAAATGGGACTCGCAATTCTTATTTCAGAAATAGGTGGGAAGTATTTTAAAAAACTTACACAAACAGCAATGTTCCTTCCGTATTTTATATCATGGGTTGTAGTAGGAATTATTGCATATAATATGCTTAATCTAGAAAACGGTACAATAAATAGTATGATAGCAAAGATTGGTGGAGAAAAATTCAATTTTTATGGAAGTACATTTGTATGGCCATTTATAATGATTTTTGTATCTGCATGGAAAAATGTTGGATATGGAACCGTATTATATCTTGCAGCAATAATGGGTATTGATACAGAAACTTATGAAGCAGCAAAAATTGATGGTGCAAACATATTCCAAAGAATTTTTAAGGTTACAATTCCAAGTCTTATACCTACAATGATAATACTTACATTACTTGCAATAGGTAATATATTCCGAGGAGATTTCCAAATGTTCTATCAGATTATAGGAAATAATGGTCCTTTATTTAATGCTACAGATGTTATAGATACATTTACATTTAGATCATTAATTCAATCTGGTGAAGTAGGGATGTCAGCAGCATCATGTTTATATCAATCAGTTTTCTGTTTTATTACAATAATGATAAGCAATTTTCTAGTTAAGAAATATGATAAAGATTATTCATTGTTCTAA
- a CDS encoding response regulator transcription factor, with amino-acid sequence MINLLIVDDEVFTREGIMEILPLEDLNITKVISAFDGLDALEQIKTFKPDILLTDVRMPRMNGIDLAFEVRKTYPDTSIIFMSGYSDKEYLKSAIKLKAISYVEKPIEPEELESAVRNAILENSKCKTINDNIEDSIAIEMTNSLDISKLDNILILCASEKLKTLLFNSSFLTVLISAEDTIVENSIISSLKSACKVCCLDFFISKKSDSLIVVQLLFSKNSTFQNIKMNLSSLFASFDECLKEHFNYFIGTGKLVYSLNETSDSFLYASKAINHKFFYDYNSVIYSCDKDCKTYTINPNIISKLDNSLNTNEIETLKRIIKNLTSNFKNSIGTPISYVKDSYYRIIQHIMNHGSIRNTFHKKEICFRNILESILECNNLFDLENIVLRFIDDIALMLNDSSKKNSTVPSILEYIHKNYSNTNLCLDDISKNTYLTPTYICVIFKDQMSKTVNKYITEYRIEKAKAFLKDSNIKMSDIAGKVGYNDPNYFSKIFRKETSYTPSEYRRYFSSEI; translated from the coding sequence ATGATAAATTTATTAATTGTAGATGATGAAGTTTTTACACGTGAAGGTATTATGGAGATACTTCCATTAGAAGATTTAAATATAACAAAGGTAATATCAGCTTTTGATGGACTTGATGCATTAGAACAAATTAAGACTTTCAAACCTGATATATTATTAACAGATGTTAGAATGCCTAGAATGAATGGTATAGATCTTGCATTTGAAGTGAGAAAAACCTATCCTGATACTTCAATTATATTTATGAGTGGATATTCTGATAAAGAATATTTAAAATCTGCAATAAAATTAAAAGCAATAAGCTATGTTGAAAAACCTATTGAACCTGAAGAACTTGAAAGTGCGGTTCGTAACGCTATATTAGAAAATTCAAAATGTAAAACAATAAATGATAATATAGAGGATAGTATTGCTATAGAAATGACTAATTCTTTGGATATTTCAAAGCTTGACAATATCCTTATTTTATGTGCCTCTGAAAAGTTAAAAACTCTCCTATTTAATTCATCATTCTTAACAGTGCTTATTTCAGCTGAAGATACAATTGTAGAAAATAGTATCATATCATCACTAAAATCAGCCTGTAAAGTATGTTGCTTAGACTTTTTTATTTCTAAAAAAAGTGATTCTCTTATAGTTGTACAGTTATTATTTAGTAAAAATTCTACTTTTCAAAATATAAAAATGAATTTATCATCTCTTTTTGCTTCTTTTGATGAATGCCTTAAAGAACACTTCAATTACTTTATTGGCACTGGTAAACTTGTATATTCATTAAATGAAACATCCGATTCTTTTTTATATGCAAGTAAAGCTATAAATCATAAATTCTTTTATGATTATAATTCTGTAATTTATTCGTGTGACAAAGATTGTAAGACTTATACTATAAATCCTAATATAATATCTAAATTAGATAACTCATTAAATACTAATGAAATTGAAACATTAAAAAGAATTATAAAAAATCTTACTTCAAATTTTAAAAACAGCATTGGAACGCCAATATCATATGTAAAAGATTCTTATTACAGAATTATACAACACATAATGAATCATGGTAGTATACGAAATACTTTTCATAAAAAAGAAATTTGTTTTAGAAATATTCTTGAATCTATCTTAGAATGTAATAATTTATTTGACCTTGAAAATATTGTTCTAAGGTTTATTGATGATATTGCCTTAATGCTAAATGATAGTTCCAAAAAGAATTCAACTGTTCCATCCATTTTGGAATACATTCACAAAAATTATTCTAATACTAATTTATGTCTTGATGATATAAGTAAAAATACATATCTTACGCCTACGTATATATGTGTTATATTTAAAGATCAAATGTCTAAGACAGTAAATAAGTATATAACAGAATATCGTATAGAAAAAGCAAAAGCTTTCTTAAAGGATTCAAATATAAAAATGAGTGATATTGCTGGAAAAGTTGGATATAATGATCCTAATTATTTTTCAAAGATATTTAGAAAAGAAACTAGTTATACCCCTTCAGAATATAGGAGGTATTTTTCAAGTGAAATTTAG
- a CDS encoding sensor histidine kinase produces MKFRRKLKLVDQFFLTFSILIIIPLIILFGYTYTKMSYMIRENTIASTNVAFNQSCSFISYKIDRLYDTANSLIIDNNITSILINNPKDYSIPNQIEDLQLLRSYIYSYQHNIDISDIEIYLNDDFIYSNEKVNIFPLSSLANSKWLSITKDLNVRYFWAPYSYISNKNEESVVLGKCIVNPKDYTNPIGYLFIKFNTTDLTDIITKTNSNAQSFSCIVNSYNDVIATTDRTLYSKYKNIIENTIPKNDTSLHKYEYDSDDIYVQSSSIDKTDWKIVNIVPYSTINSEITNQRICLILIVILFGGAALIAGYKFFNSITSRLYKVIEGMRHVHADNLDNFIENDKDDELGELIENYNYMISKMSGLIEEQYKYGKAVKNAELKALQSQINPHFLYNTLDMINWMAYKKRTSEISTAVKSLAKFYKLSLNKGKDITYISDEINHVSLYVQIQNMRYSNRITLTVDIDKNINNYLIPKITLQPIVENSISHGIFAKGNVSGLITISGYIDMDNDEILIKVSDDGIGIEEDKLQLILSPNQISSKGSGYGLRNIDQRLKLLFGDKFGLSFESIYGCGTTVIIKIPLITDDNYNDDF; encoded by the coding sequence GTGAAATTTAGACGAAAGCTAAAATTAGTGGATCAGTTTTTCCTTACATTTTCAATTTTGATAATTATACCCCTTATAATACTTTTTGGATATACTTACACTAAAATGTCCTATATGATAAGAGAAAATACTATTGCTTCTACTAATGTGGCATTTAATCAATCATGTTCATTTATTTCATATAAAATAGACAGGCTTTATGATACTGCCAACTCCTTAATTATAGATAATAATATAACATCAATATTAATTAATAATCCGAAAGATTATTCTATTCCAAATCAGATAGAAGATCTTCAGCTATTAAGATCATATATATATTCTTATCAGCATAATATAGATATTTCTGATATTGAAATCTATTTAAATGATGATTTTATATATTCTAATGAAAAAGTTAATATATTTCCATTAAGTAGCCTTGCCAATTCAAAATGGCTTTCTATAACAAAAGATCTTAATGTAAGATACTTCTGGGCGCCTTATAGTTATATTTCTAATAAAAATGAAGAGTCAGTTGTTCTTGGAAAATGTATTGTCAATCCAAAAGATTACACTAATCCAATAGGATACTTATTTATCAAATTTAATACAACAGATCTTACAGATATTATAACTAAGACAAATTCAAATGCTCAAAGCTTCAGCTGTATTGTTAACTCTTATAATGATGTGATTGCTACAACTGATAGAACCTTATATTCTAAATATAAAAATATTATTGAAAATACAATCCCTAAAAATGATACTTCTCTTCATAAGTATGAATATGATTCAGATGATATCTATGTTCAAAGTTCTAGTATAGATAAAACAGACTGGAAAATAGTTAATATCGTGCCTTATAGTACTATTAACTCTGAAATTACTAATCAACGAATATGCCTTATTTTAATTGTTATACTCTTTGGCGGTGCTGCTCTTATAGCAGGTTATAAATTTTTCAATTCAATAACTTCACGTTTATATAAGGTTATTGAAGGAATGAGACATGTACATGCTGATAATCTTGATAATTTTATTGAAAATGATAAGGATGATGAACTTGGTGAACTTATTGAAAATTATAACTATATGATTTCAAAAATGTCAGGACTTATTGAAGAACAGTATAAATACGGAAAAGCTGTTAAAAATGCAGAGCTAAAAGCACTACAATCACAAATTAATCCTCATTTTCTATATAATACTCTTGATATGATAAACTGGATGGCTTATAAAAAAAGAACCTCTGAAATAAGTACTGCTGTGAAAAGCCTTGCTAAATTTTATAAACTATCACTCAATAAAGGCAAAGATATAACATATATATCTGATGAAATTAATCATGTTTCATTATATGTACAAATTCAAAATATGAGATATAGCAACAGAATAACTTTAACTGTAGATATTGATAAAAATATTAATAATTATCTTATTCCTAAAATAACACTTCAACCTATTGTTGAAAATTCAATTTCTCATGGTATATTTGCAAAAGGAAATGTAAGTGGATTGATTACTATTTCTGGCTATATTGATATGGATAACGATGAAATTTTAATAAAAGTATCTGATGATGGAATTGGTATTGAAGAAGATAAACTTCAATTAATATTATCACCAAATCAAATATCATCTAAGGGAAGTGGCTATGGTCTTAGAAATATAGACCAAAGATTAAAGCTTTTATTCGGAGATAAATTTGGACTTTCTTTTGAAAGTATTTATGGATGTGGTACTACTGTAATAATAAAAATTCCTCTTATAACTGATGATAATTATAACGATGATTTCTAA
- a CDS encoding DUF624 domain-containing protein — MKREFYDKIIYTLTNYFVSFLQASLYFAISNIFLIVYFIFTLINPNIFNLFVLFLVLLPFGPSLGGLYSMCGKSLREKDMFFASHYFKYYKMNFLSNLKIWFFITSICFVLLIDLQYFYLNKTSSGIYIFFKVLVIFLGLISLYAFPINSRFYIKLKDLLLTSIYYMIKKFPLTIMKGALIFLLFYIIKSISIIFLIFIPVPLCFIFMHYDNILLNELEKQSVSNIAQI, encoded by the coding sequence ATGAAAAGAGAATTTTATGATAAAATAATTTATACACTAACTAATTATTTTGTGAGTTTTTTACAAGCAAGTCTATACTTTGCTATTTCTAATATTTTTCTTATTGTCTATTTTATATTTACTTTAATAAATCCTAATATTTTTAATTTATTTGTTCTATTTTTAGTACTACTTCCATTTGGTCCTTCACTTGGAGGACTTTACTCAATGTGTGGCAAATCTCTAAGGGAAAAAGACATGTTCTTTGCTTCTCATTATTTTAAATATTATAAAATGAATTTTTTAAGCAATTTAAAAATCTGGTTTTTTATTACTTCAATATGCTTTGTATTGCTAATAGATTTACAATATTTTTATCTTAATAAAACTTCATCAGGTATATATATCTTTTTTAAAGTATTAGTTATATTTTTAGGTTTGATTAGCTTATATGCTTTTCCTATTAATTCAAGATTTTATATAAAGCTTAAAGACCTTTTACTAACGTCTATTTACTACATGATAAAGAAATTTCCTTTGACAATAATGAAAGGCGCTTTGATTTTTTTACTATTCTATATTATTAAAAGTATTTCCATAATTTTTTTGATATTTATTCCGGTTCCATTATGCTTTATATTTATGCACTATGATAATATTCTTCTTAATGAACTTGAAAAGCAGTCAGTATCCAATATTGCTCAAATATAA
- a CDS encoding hemerythrin domain-containing protein, producing the protein MNAIEIMMNEHRYIERMLKVVRAACFKVLKNDIYDYSDFDLIIGFIKEYADGHHHNKEEIFLFNKMVENLGVLGEKLVKHGMLVEHDFGRLYVKNLEEALKKVKAGEEEAKLDLIANAISYCDLLTRHIDKEDRVVYTFAKRELKEEIMLQIDAQCAQYEREYESVSYKNIEILEVLESKYLL; encoded by the coding sequence ATGAATGCTATAGAAATAATGATGAATGAACATAGATATATTGAACGTATGCTTAAAGTTGTAAGGGCAGCATGCTTTAAAGTTTTAAAAAATGACATATATGACTACAGTGATTTTGACTTAATAATAGGTTTTATAAAAGAATATGCCGATGGACATCATCATAATAAAGAAGAAATCTTTCTTTTTAATAAAATGGTTGAGAACTTAGGCGTCCTTGGAGAAAAATTAGTAAAGCATGGAATGCTAGTAGAACATGATTTTGGACGATTATATGTTAAAAATTTAGAAGAGGCTTTAAAGAAGGTTAAAGCTGGAGAGGAAGAAGCAAAATTAGATTTAATAGCAAATGCTATATCATATTGTGATTTATTAACAAGGCATATTGATAAGGAAGACAGGGTAGTATATACATTTGCAAAAAGAGAATTAAAAGAAGAAATAATGCTACAGATTGATGCACAGTGTGCTCAATATGAACGTGAATATGAGTCTGTAAGCTATAAGAATATAGAAATTTTAGAAGTATTGGAATCTAAGTATCTTTTATAA
- a CDS encoding U32 family peptidase, translating into MKIVAGLGCIDDYIRLVQAGADEVFCGYVPYEWNKKYGNLFPLNRREVLYYNVQISSLEDMKILKKMVDVYKVPVTITFNYLYYIDEQFELIEKIVKDLINIGFNEFIVADPALILYLEKKHIKCHVHLSGECAEINRSSIEFFNRFKNISRYIFHRKNTIEDMESCISENKDMIKEYEAFILNERCHYTGAFCSSLHCDEMAHLCKIPYHMAKIDKESSKFEEVDKKFEIYYDDSHGDLNFLNDENNINNGNDLTDEVICNNSNNINRVNINIEEDSADEDTYKLGASGCGLCSLYRLKKAGVTHLKVVGRGNYIDYMERDVKNLKKAIYILEHMEDETDYEKNIKDNLFKGKCSKECYY; encoded by the coding sequence ATGAAAATAGTAGCTGGATTAGGATGTATTGATGATTACATAAGGCTTGTACAAGCTGGTGCTGATGAAGTATTCTGTGGATATGTACCTTATGAATGGAATAAAAAATACGGTAATTTATTTCCTTTAAATAGACGAGAAGTACTTTATTATAATGTTCAAATAAGTTCTTTGGAAGATATGAAAATATTGAAGAAAATGGTAGATGTTTATAAAGTTCCTGTTACAATAACTTTTAACTATTTGTATTATATTGATGAGCAATTTGAGCTGATAGAAAAGATTGTGAAAGATCTTATTAATATTGGGTTTAATGAATTTATAGTAGCAGACCCGGCACTTATACTATATTTAGAGAAAAAACATATAAAATGCCATGTGCATTTAAGTGGTGAGTGTGCTGAAATAAATAGATCCTCAATTGAATTTTTCAATAGATTTAAAAATATATCACGTTATATATTTCATAGAAAAAATACAATAGAAGATATGGAATCATGTATAAGTGAAAACAAAGATATGATTAAAGAATACGAAGCATTTATATTAAATGAAAGATGTCACTATACAGGTGCTTTCTGTAGCTCCCTTCATTGTGATGAAATGGCACATCTATGTAAAATACCATATCACATGGCTAAGATAGATAAGGAAAGTAGTAAATTTGAAGAAGTTGATAAAAAATTTGAGATTTATTATGATGATTCACATGGTGATTTGAATTTTTTAAATGATGAAAATAATATTAATAATGGAAATGATCTTACTGACGAAGTTATTTGTAACAATAGTAATAACATAAATAGAGTTAATATTAATATTGAAGAGGATTCAGCTGATGAAGATACGTATAAGCTTGGAGCTAGTGGATGTGGCCTTTGTTCATTATATAGATTGAAAAAAGCAGGGGTTACTCATTTAAAAGTAGTTGGAAGAGGAAATTACATTGATTATATGGAGAGAGACGTGAAAAATCTGAAAAAGGCTATATATATACTTGAACATATGGAAGATGAAACAGATTATGAGAAGAACATAAAAGATAATCTGTTTAAAGGAAAATGCAGTAAAGAGTGTTATTACTAA
- a CDS encoding ABC transporter ATP-binding protein — MDNRNLNIEKLCWKAEDKEKYILNNISGRFKEGGFYGILGPNGSGKTSLVRHILRFIDAKHGLICLDNKDIKDYSRKELACSISFVPQNVNIDVSFTVYDIVAMGRNPYMKRFQDLSQKDRDLINHAMEVTNCAYLKDKAFSYLSGGEAQRVLVARAIAQDTKYLILDEPISHLDIRYQVELMETLKKLNEEENKTIIAILHDLNLSSAYCKEIFLMKDGKVYIEGLVKDVLTEENLKAVYGINFEIHKMKSKNSMFFIPVV; from the coding sequence ATGGATAATAGAAATTTAAATATTGAAAAATTATGCTGGAAGGCAGAAGATAAAGAGAAATACATATTAAACAATATTTCAGGAAGATTTAAAGAAGGCGGCTTTTATGGGATTTTAGGGCCTAATGGTTCAGGAAAGACTTCACTTGTACGCCATATTTTAAGATTTATTGATGCAAAACATGGACTAATATGCCTTGATAATAAAGATATAAAAGATTATTCACGAAAAGAACTTGCATGTAGTATTTCATTTGTACCTCAAAATGTTAATATTGATGTGAGTTTTACAGTGTATGATATTGTTGCAATGGGAAGAAATCCATACATGAAAAGATTTCAGGATTTATCACAAAAAGACAGGGATTTAATAAATCATGCAATGGAAGTTACCAACTGTGCTTATTTAAAAGATAAGGCTTTTTCATATTTAAGTGGAGGTGAAGCACAAAGGGTGCTTGTAGCAAGGGCAATAGCCCAGGATACAAAATATTTAATTTTAGATGAGCCCATTTCACATCTTGATATAAGATATCAGGTTGAACTTATGGAAACATTAAAAAAATTAAATGAAGAAGAGAATAAGACAATTATAGCAATTCTTCATGATTTGAATTTAAGTTCCGCTTACTGCAAAGAAATATTTTTAATGAAGGATGGAAAAGTTTATATAGAAGGTTTAGTGAAAGATGTACTTACAGAGGAAAATTTAAAGGCTGTATATGGTATAAATTTTGAAATACATAAAATGAAAAGTAAAAATAGTATGTTTTTTATACCAGTTGTATAA